TGAGTGAGGTCGCGAACCCGGCCTTCGGCTTGGTCATGAAGTCCACCGCGCCCGAGGAGAGCGCCTGGTAGGTGACCTCGGTCGAATCGAGTGACGACAGCATGACGACGCGCGCTTCGGTGCGCTTGATGAGGTACGGGAGCGCCTCGAGGCCGGTGAGCTCGGGCATCTCGATGTCGAGCGTGATGACGTCCGGCTCCAGCCCGATCGCCTGCTGGATCGCCTCGGTGCCGGTCTTCGCGGTGCCGACGACCTCGATGCGCGGATCCTGCGCCAGCGCCCGGGTGAGCATCTGGCGTATCAACGCTGAGTCGTCGACGACCAAGACTCGGATGGTGTGCGGGCTGGGCATCGCTAGGGGATCAATCGGTCGGCGACTGCAGGCACTTCTTGACGGTCTCCAGCACCTTCGTCGGCTGGAACGGCTTGACGAGGAAGTCGAGAGCTCCGGCTTCGAGCGCCTCGACGATCATCTTCTGCTGCCCCATCGCACTGACCATGAGGATGCGTGCATCAGCGTCGATCTCGCGGATCGCGCGCAGTGCGTCCAGCCCGTTCATCTCGGGCATGGTGATGTCCATCGTGACGAGGTCGGGCCGGACCTCCTCGAACTTGTCGAGGGCGTCGCGACCGTTGACGGCCTCGTGGATGGTGTAGCCCTCCTTCGACAGGATGTCGCGGATCATCATGCGCATGAACGCGGCATCATCGACGACCAGGATGGACCTAGCCACGTGTCCCGCCTTCCTCGATGGCCGCCGCCTCGACGGCCGACGCGTACTCTGCCCTCGGCACGGCCTGGTCGAGGTCGAGAAGGATGACCAGGGTGCCCTCGTACTCGGTGACGCCCTCGAACGCGTCGGCGGTCTCCGCGGACAGCGCCGCCGCGGGAGCAGGCTGCACGCTCGCCGGGTCGATGCGCACGACCTCGCTGGCCGCGTCGACCGCCAGGCCGACCAGCCCGGCCGCGCCCTCCGCGACGACGATGCGCGCCGTCGGGCCCGGCTCGAACTCGCCCCTGCCGAGCCGCTTGACCAGGTCGACGACGGGGACGATGCGGCCGCGCAGATTGATCACGCCCTCGACCACCTCCGGAGCCCGCGGTACCGGCGTGCCGCGCTCGTACCGGATGATGCTCTGAACCCGCTCGATGGGGAGGCCGAACATCTCGTCGGCAACCCGGAACAGGACGTACCCTGCGGAACCGCCGTCCACGTGTCCGCCTCCTAGTCGACCTGGAACTGATGGACGGAGTCCTCGAGCCGGCGCGACATGTCGGCAAGCTCCTGCGCCGCGGAGGAGATCTCCTCCATGCACGCCGTCTGCTGCTCGGCCGCAGCCGCGGTCTCCTCGGCCGACGCGGCGTTCTCCTCGACGACCGCCGCGATGTCGTGGATGGCCTTGTCCAGCGATGCGCCGCGGCCGGCCTGGTCCTGGACGGCCTTCGCGATCGCCTCGGCAAGGATGGCGGTACGCGACACCGAGCTGCTGATCTCGCGCAGCACCTCGCCGGTCTTGTCGACGACGTCGGTCCCGACCGCGACCTCGCGGGCGCCGATCTCCATGAAGCGCACCGCCTTGGCGGTCTCGGCCTGGACCTCCTTGATGAGTTCGCCGATCTGCTCGGCGGCCTTGCCGGAGCCCTCCGCGAGCTTGCGGACCTCCTCCGCGACGACCGAGAAGCCGCGCCCCGACTCGCCGGCGCGCGCCGCCTCGATCGCGGCGTTGAGTGACAGCAGGTTCGTCTGGTCGGCGATCGAGGTGATGACGTCGACGATGTCGCCGATCTGCTCGGAGCGACGCCCGAGCAGGTCCACCGACTCGGACAGCGTGTCGATGGCGGCCTTGACCTCGCGGATCTTGACGACCGCCTCGGCGGTGGCCTCCTCGCCCTTCTCGGTCGCCTTCGCTGCGGCCTCGCTGACCTGCGCGGACTCGAGCGCCTGCATCGCGACGTCGTTCATGCTGCGCGTGATGCCCTCGACCGCCGAGGACGTCTCCTCCACCTTGCGGGACTGCAGCTCGGCGCCGTGCGCGATCTGCTGCACGGACGACGAGATCTCGATGGTGGAGGAGTTGATCTCCTGCGAGGACGCGGACAGCTCGGCGGCGGCGGCGGACACCGACTCGGCCGAGCGGCGCACGTTCGACGCGATGCCCGCGAGCGAGCCGATGAGCGCGTTGCACTCCTCGGCGAGGATGCCGATCTCGTCACGGCGGCCGACCGCCGCACGGGCGCGCAGGTCGCCACGCCCGGCCGTGACCATGACCGCGCCGAGGTCACGCAGCGGGCGCAGCACCTCGCGCTTGAACGCCCAGCGCCACCACAGGGTGCCCGGGACGCCGCAGACGCACATGAGGACCGCACCGATCAGCATGACCGGGAGCATCTCGCCGAACCTCAGGTGAAGCGTCCATGCCGCGAACGCAGCGGTCAGACCCAGGCCGATCCCGACCGCCGGCGCGATCGTCACCCAGGTCAGGATCGTGAACCTCGCCGAAAGCCCGCCCTTGACGGTACTGTCCCGGACCTCGTCCATCCCCGCCTCCTCGCTCGCGACACGTTCGTCTCGCGCCGCTCGACACCCCCCGGCGAAGCCTTACGCCGGCTTGCGGTAGATCCTGTCCCGCCC
This portion of the Actinomycetota bacterium genome encodes:
- a CDS encoding chemotaxis protein CheW, translated to MDGGSAGYVLFRVADEMFGLPIERVQSIIRYERGTPVPRAPEVVEGVINLRGRIVPVVDLVKRLGRGEFEPGPTARIVVAEGAAGLVGLAVDAASEVVRIDPASVQPAPAAALSAETADAFEGVTEYEGTLVILLDLDQAVPRAEYASAVEAAAIEEGGTRG
- a CDS encoding response regulator, whose translation is MARSILVVDDAAFMRMMIRDILSKEGYTIHEAVNGRDALDKFEEVRPDLVTMDITMPEMNGLDALRAIREIDADARILMVSAMGQQKMIVEALEAGALDFLVKPFQPTKVLETVKKCLQSPTD
- a CDS encoding methyl-accepting chemotaxis protein, which gives rise to MDEVRDSTVKGGLSARFTILTWVTIAPAVGIGLGLTAAFAAWTLHLRFGEMLPVMLIGAVLMCVCGVPGTLWWRWAFKREVLRPLRDLGAVMVTAGRGDLRARAAVGRRDEIGILAEECNALIGSLAGIASNVRRSAESVSAAAAELSASSQEINSSTIEISSSVQQIAHGAELQSRKVEETSSAVEGITRSMNDVAMQALESAQVSEAAAKATEKGEEATAEAVVKIREVKAAIDTLSESVDLLGRRSEQIGDIVDVITSIADQTNLLSLNAAIEAARAGESGRGFSVVAEEVRKLAEGSGKAAEQIGELIKEVQAETAKAVRFMEIGAREVAVGTDVVDKTGEVLREISSSVSRTAILAEAIAKAVQDQAGRGASLDKAIHDIAAVVEENAASAEETAAAAEQQTACMEEISSAAQELADMSRRLEDSVHQFQVD